Genomic segment of Pseudomonas iranensis:
CCAGACGCGCGCAGCCATCGGCCAGGCGCGTCAAGTGTCGATCCAGCAGGACCGGCTGTCCACTGCGCACGGCAATGGTCTCGAACAGACCATCGCCGTAAGCCAGGCCGCGATCTTTCAGCGACAGCGCGTCAGCCGGTTGACCGTCGACCCAGCTGTCCATCAGCCGGCGAACCGACGGAACGCCAGCGTGCCGTTGGTGCCGCCAAAACCGAAGGAGTTGGACAGCACGACATCGATGTCCATGTTACGCGCGGTGTGCGCAACGAAATCGAGATCGCAGCCTTCGTCCGGTTCATCAAGGTTGATGGTCGGCGGTGCCACCTGGCTGTTGATCGCCAGCACGCTGAAAATCGCTTCGACCGCGCCCGCCGCACCCAACAGGTGGCCAGTCATCGACTTGGTCGAGCTGACGGCCAGTTTGTAGGCGTGATCGCCGAACACCGACTTGATCGCGTTGGCTTCGGCAAGGTCGCCGGCTGGGGTCGAGGTGCCGTGGGCGTTGATGTACTGCACTTGATCGACATTGATCTTCGCGTCGCGCAGGGCATTGGTGATGCAGCGCGCGGCACCGGCGCCATCGGCGGGTGGCGAGGTCATGTGGAACGCATCGCCACTGGTGCCGAAACCGATCAACTCGGCGTAGATCGTCGCGCCACGAGCCTTTGCGTGTTCCAGTTCTTCAAGAACCAGGGCGCCGGCACCGTCGGACAGAACGAAGCCGTCACGACCCTTGTCCCATGGACGGCTGGCGCGGGTCGGCTCGTCGTTGCGGGTCGACAGCGCACGGGACGCGCCGAAGCCACCCATGCCCAGACCGCAAGCGGCCATTTCCGCGCCGCCGGCAATCATCACGTCGGCTTCGTCGTACATGATGTTGCGCGCCGCCATGCCGATGCAGTGCGTACCGGTGGTGCACGCGGTGGCGATGGCGTAATTGGGTCCCTGTGCGCCCAGATGGATCGACAGGAAACCGGAAATCATATTGATGATCGAGCCAGGCACAAAGAACGGCGAGATCCGTCGCGGACCGGTCTCGTGCAGGGTGCGACTGGTCTCTTCGATGTTGGTCAGACCGCCAATCCCCGAACCCATGGCCACGCCAATGCGTTCACGGTTGGCATCGGTGACTTCCAGACCGGCGTTGCGCACGGCTTGAAAGCCTGCGGCGAGGCCGTACTGAATGAACAGGTCGAGCTTGCGCGCTTCCTTGACCGACAGGTATTCCTCGACATTGAAGCCTTTGACCGAACCACCGAAGCGGGTCGAATAGGCAGAAAGGTCGGTGTGTTCGATCAGACCAATGCCACTGCGGCCAGCCAGAATGCCCTGCCAACTGCTCGGCACATCCGTGCCCAGTGGCGACAACATACCCATACCGGTGACTACGACGCGTCTACGCGACACAGCACTCTCCTTTTTCAAATGACGACTTTGCATCAGGCCTAAAGAAAAAACCGCACGCCATGATGGCAGTGCGGTTTTTCCATGACAGCAAGCAACGATTACAAACTGTTACGCCTGGTGGCTGGTAACGTAGTCGATTGCAGCTTGTACAGTAGTGATCTTTTCAGCTTCTTCGTCAGGGATTTCGGTCTCGAATTCCTCTTCCAGAGCCATCACCAGCTCAACGGTGTCAAGGGAGTCGGCACCCAGGTCTTCTACGAAGGAAGCGGTGTTGACCACTTCTTCTTCTTTAACACCCAGTTGCTCGGCAACGATTTTCTTGACGCGCTCTTCGATGGTGCTCATACCTTGTTTTCACTCCTAATGGACAAATTCAGGCAGCTGGCCAGTGGGTAAGTGTATAGAAAGCCTTTTCAGTTTTTCAACTGAAAGCTTCACTCCTCAAACCCTGCGAACCTCTGCCTATAAATAGATTGCAGCTTTATAACGGATTTTAGACAGCTCGTATGACATTTTTTTGAAGCAATCCGTCACATTTTACTTACATGTACATCCCACCGTTCACCGGGATTGTAGCCCCGGTAACGTATGCCGCACCGTCGGATGCAAGAAAAGCGACCACGGACGCGATCTCTTGAGCTTGCCCCAGACGACCCAGCGGAATCTGCGTCTGCAAGGCTTCACGCTGTGCTTCAGGCAGCTCGCGGGTCATATCGGTGTCGATGAACCCAGGGGTTACCGAGTTGACCGTAATCGAACGCGAACCGACTTCACGCGCCATCGCCCGGCTGAAACCTTCCAGACCGGCCTTGGCGGCTGCATAGTTTACTTGGCCAGCGTTGCCCATGGCACCCACCACCGAGCCAATACTGATAATTCGACCCCAGCGCGCCTTGGTCATGCCACGCAAAACGCCCTTGGACAGGCGATACAGACTGTTCAGGTTGGTATCGATCACGTCGTACCACTCGTCGTCTTTCATGCGCATCATCAGGTTATCGCGGGTGA
This window contains:
- the fabG gene encoding 3-oxoacyl-ACP reductase FabG is translated as MSLQGKVALVTGASRGIGQAIALELGRQGAIVVGTATSASGAERIAATLKENGIQGAGFELNVTSDESVSAVLAGIQEQFGAPVAILVNNAGITRDNLMMRMKDDEWYDVIDTNLNSLYRLSKGVLRGMTKARWGRIISIGSVVGAMGNAGQVNYAAAKAGLEGFSRAMAREVGSRSITVNSVTPGFIDTDMTRELPEAQREALQTQIPLGRLGQAQEIASVVAFLASDGAAYVTGATIPVNGGMYM
- the acpP gene encoding acyl carrier protein — encoded protein: MSTIEERVKKIVAEQLGVKEEEVVNTASFVEDLGADSLDTVELVMALEEEFETEIPDEEAEKITTVQAAIDYVTSHQA
- the fabF gene encoding beta-ketoacyl-ACP synthase II, which gives rise to MSRRRVVVTGMGMLSPLGTDVPSSWQGILAGRSGIGLIEHTDLSAYSTRFGGSVKGFNVEEYLSVKEARKLDLFIQYGLAAGFQAVRNAGLEVTDANRERIGVAMGSGIGGLTNIEETSRTLHETGPRRISPFFVPGSIINMISGFLSIHLGAQGPNYAIATACTTGTHCIGMAARNIMYDEADVMIAGGAEMAACGLGMGGFGASRALSTRNDEPTRASRPWDKGRDGFVLSDGAGALVLEELEHAKARGATIYAELIGFGTSGDAFHMTSPPADGAGAARCITNALRDAKINVDQVQYINAHGTSTPAGDLAEANAIKSVFGDHAYKLAVSSTKSMTGHLLGAAGAVEAIFSVLAINSQVAPPTINLDEPDEGCDLDFVAHTARNMDIDVVLSNSFGFGGTNGTLAFRRFAG